From Oryza sativa Japonica Group chromosome 4, ASM3414082v1, one genomic window encodes:
- the LOC107280618 gene encoding G-type lectin S-receptor-like serine/threonine-protein kinase SD2-5 produces MCPANLLSFDIVAAAVVVVLMLATAAPAISVQQLYDYPTANLSTRWVNNAAVLQHSVDFTDGSAVRSIILRSPETIFGPSFAAGFFCAPPCKAFLFAIFIVYTDGGASITSVRNGIPQVVWSANRAHPVGENATLELTGDGILVLREADGRLVWSSGTSGRSVVGMQITEQGNLVLFDQRNVTVWQSFDHPTDALVPGQSLLQGMRLRANTSNTNWTESKLYMTVLSDGLYGYVESTPPQLYYEQTTNKRGKYPTRVTFMNGSLSIFIRTTQAGKPEAIIALPEAKSTQYIRLESDGHLRLYEWFDAGSNWTMVSDVIQKFPDDCAFPTVCGDYGICTSGQCICPLQANSSSSYFHPVDERKANLGCAPVTPISCQEMQYHQFLSLTDVSYFDEGQIIANAKNRDDCKEACLKNCSCRAVMFRYYGQNDSDGECQSVTEVFSLQSIQPEIVHYNSSAYLKVQLTPSSAAPTQNSSSAPTQTSSFALTQNKSNKMKAILGSTLAASITLVLVAIIVVYVRRRRKYQETDEELDFDILPGMPLRLSLEKLRECTEDFSKKIGEGGFGSVFEGKLSEERVAVKRLESARQGKKEFLAEVETIGSIEHINLVRMIGFCAEKSNRLLVYEYMPGGSLDKWIYYRHNNAPLDWSTRCRIILDIAKGLCYLHEECRRKIVHLDIKPQNILLDENFNAKLADFGLSKLIDRDHSKVMTVMRGTPGYLAPEWLTSQITEKVDVYSFGVVLMEIISGRKNIDISQPEEAVQLINLLREKAQNNQLIDMIDKHSSDMVSYQEEVIQMMKLAMWCLQNDSGRRPSMSTVVKVLEGVMRVENCLDYSFFNANSVISVQGNPSTYSAPPHASILSSPR; encoded by the coding sequence ATGTGTCCTGCAAATCTCTTGTCCTTCGACATCGTTgctgcggcggtggtggtggtgctgatGCTTGCAACTGCAGCACCGGCCATCTCCGTGCAGCAGCTCTACGACTATCCGACGGCAAACCTCTCGACGCGGTGGGTCAACAACGCCGCGGTGCTCCAACACagcgtcgacttcaccgacgGGTCAGCCGTGCGCTCCATCATCCTCCGCTCACCAGAAACCATATTTGGCCCCTCCTTCGCCGCGGGGTTCTTCTGCGCTCCACCCTGCAAAGCGTTCCTCTTCGCCATCTTCATTGTCTACACTGACGGTGGTGCCAGTATCACCTCGGTACGAAACGGTATTCCGCAGGTTGTCTGGTCGGCCAACCGGGCACACCCTGTTGGAGAGAATGCTACCCTGGAGCTGACTGGAGATGGGATCCTGGTCCTCCGTGAAGCCGATGGCAGACTCGTCTGGTCGAGCGGCACTTCAGGCCGATCTGTTGTAGGCATGCAGATCACAGAGCAAGGAAACCTGGTGCTGTTTGATCAGAGGAATGTGACAGTGTGGCAGTCATTTGATCATCCAACTGATGCATTGGTCCCTGGGCAGTCTTTGCTGCAGGGCATGAGGCTGAGAGCAAATACCTCCAACACAAATTGGACTGAGAGTAAGTTGTATATGACTGTTCTTTCAGATGGTTTATATGGTTACGTTGAATCCACACCGCCTCAACTCTACTATGAGCAGACAACAAACAAGAGAGGAAAATATCCGACAAGGGTTACCTTCATGAATGGCAGCCTCAGCATCTTTATACGTACCACCCAGGCAGGAAAGCCTGAAGCCATTATTGCACTGCCAGAAGCAAAGTCCACCCAATACATAAGGTTAGAGTCTGATGGACACTTGAGGTTGTATGAGTGGTTTGATGCAGGATCAAATTGGACCATGGTATCTGATGTAATCCAGAAATTCCCTGATGATTGTGCTTTCCCAACAGTGTGTGGGGATTACGGGATATGCACAAGTGGCCAATGCATCTGTCCTCTTCAGGCTAATTCTAGTTCAAGTTACTTCCATCCAGTTGATGAGCGGAAGGCTAATCTTGGTTGTGCACCAGTGACTCCAATATCTTGTCAAGAAATGCAATACCATCAATTCTTGAGTCTTACGGATGTTTCTTACTTTGATGAAGGCCAAATTATTGCCAATGCAAAAAACAGAGATGATTGCAAGGAAGCCTGCTTGAAGAATTGCTCCTGCAGAGCTGTGATGTTCAGGTATTATGGGCAGAATGATTCTGATGGAGAATGCCAGTCAGTGACAGAGGTCTTCTCCTTGCAATCAATACAACCTGAAATTGTTCATTACAACTCTTCTGCTTACCTCAAAGTGCAACTTACTCCCTCCTCAGCAGCCCCTACACAAAACTCCTCTTCTGCACCTACACAGACCTCCTCTTTTGCCCTTACACAAAACAAAAGTAACAAAATGAAGGCAATTTTAGGTTCTACACTTGCAGCAAGTATTACTCTTGTTTTGGTTGCTATTATTGTTGTCTACGTACGAAGGAGGAGAAAATATCAAGAGACAGATGAAGAGTTAGATTTTGATATATTGCCTGGAATGCCCCTGAGGTTATCACTTGAAAAATTGAGAGAATGCACTGAAGACTTCAGTAAAAAGATAGGTGAAGGTGGATTTGGATCAGTATTTGAAGGGAAATTAAGTGAAGAGAGAGTTGCAGTGAAACGTCTAGAAAGTGCTAGACAAGGAAAGAAAGAATTCTTGGCAGAGGTCGAGACTATTGGCAGCATTGAGCATATCAATCTTGTCAGGATGATCGGATTTTGTGCAGAGAAGTCAAATAGGCTTCTGGTATATGAATATATGCCAGGAGGGTCACTTGATAAGTGGATATATTACCGCCATAACAACGCCCCACTTGATTGGAGCACAAGGTGTAGGATCATTCTGGATATTGCCAAGGGTTTATGTTATCTTCATGAGGAATGCAGGCGAAAAATTGTTCATTTGGATATCAAACCACAGAATATTCTCTTAGATGAGAACTTCAATGCCAAATTGGCGGATTTTGGACTTTCCAAGCTAATAGATAGAGATCATAGCAAGGTAATGACTGTGATGAGAGGCACACCTGGATATCTGGCACCTGAATGGTTAACATCACAAATCACTGAAAAAGTTGATGTGTACAGCTTTGGCGTTGTTCTTATGGAGATAATAAGTGgaagaaaaaatattgataTCTCTCAGCCAGAGGAAGCTGTTCAGCTCATCAATTTATTACGAGAAAAGGCTCAAAATAATCAGTTGATTGATATGATTGATAAGCACAGTAGTGACATGGTCTCATACCAGGAGGAAGTGATTCAAATGATGAAGCTTGCAATGTGGTGCTTGCAGAATGATAGTGGCCGAAGGCCTTCTATGTCAACAGTTGTCAAGGTATTGGAAGGTGTAATGAGGGTGGAAAATTGCCTAGATTACAGCTTTTTCAATGCAAATTCAGTAATATCTGTTCAAGGGAACCCATCCACATATTCAGCTCCACCTCATGCATCAATATTATCTAGTCCAAGATGA